One Salarias fasciatus chromosome 9, fSalaFa1.1, whole genome shotgun sequence DNA segment encodes these proteins:
- the LOC115394029 gene encoding uncharacterized protein LOC115394029 isoform X3 → MPAPKRPSTPQDSETKVRKLDEDEEATPADNNQSLTTGTITDNSAPRTKKKLAMEGVTKPAKSSEQDPSKTISDPPYKKAKLLKATSASCREAPSQGANSKVSLKRTASTDSDDGLSSDGSKVDFFRERDDEDKARCMRKYSNKAKRRIEDLSSDVQDVSQGLPPAVVYPVQIDHNYGMFSDSPCVKSTSEAHQNVNQGSAESRQEISNSAAQQDTKDISAKGITESTAEENKHMGHISMEKQKQLDTETPAMSKETSAEGIPVTSAAEENGQDDRSQPDKVENKMQMSSVEAPLSITADVTSSHGGEEQVEKSTDSACAAGSHADLSSETKTTETKDFVSKGNELNIICQAKKGEYHEEGSSEAAGASADSSDGLPEKGESKQTHPASEQRLSQSSCGEDGKVTTEFVGSPETQTDLSVKIQVTFKDQSKPVEPQYQATDSVTSSCDVVNPITEKLEEPDRKEVDVSTQTVVCEEVLVDECLSHSSLTTDSSTKTSTSDCGQSKKDELFSEGITEEVEHEALKVDKQHLETNEVYDNTVQLSYEGKGDLNTDNGPNMKHSCSSPLNSQIRIDERASLSLEKMSVDTKSQKTLDAHEPTTNISVDYCGDGVVENDEEIENKDAVNIECVGEGDESNKIETLTGASSEIPHPGPPVVVQTLEIQEVSEPTTAVVTQVHVPGDNSECLKTFECASGSESESNKEMHISAALRSSHSVGDVEVPCLKRAEDSEAITVTQEKVEKHLPSPSYGSSEDAEFVAAVTQTEVEIETVSTSEEVGSNALALEMHGEVRNVSEPSIEVSSQLQRQDGVGNLNNVDENVNLHHEIVPECQTETEMQTSTSMEIQTEEHRQPTTVDGLHVTPAVETQSQESPKVGTQTTDDICEEVHIENSQSVSNDDKVNLEFATVQENHIKMETQVTSTLEVLKGAPSPETQSEESPNKEDLVGGETSEEVLSTASVVQIQNQETKVVPKSGSEIPNQVQEAANAQTAESNEKKTEEYVSATGSSSEMEIQAAETTEDCYNAVEVQTLKGHEVGHLSPHADAQTIFINAENNGNAGTADDHPEMDQHTTSVPEEIPDERSQVETQSHVGQVAQTMEAAAVPEDVSHPVAQQQNHLTIREISEHSTAVSEETQKLPISDLTNIENHRQMETSAVDVQWDIEATGGSIERADSALEEEMGMQMINEVKADKSVSDTEGQGEGAESIVYVCGQAEHTDIVIEETEGQIKTVIQPEVEIHENKIIYEPISSPESNHDDSEVPTAPEMHHAISVLDIQTQQLEDGPSTLFVTEDRQAADPQLEEVSVSHNQALVTMEAPPASEEKTVVPEQVEQSNVTVDVNQEIVNQSDGISTLDDWSADAAEKSEKNGFPESASAAAFSEQVQEEVELQELANIGVTTTTTAAATEKMTNSPSEEYVILEPVPGSELHFDIVTQAATESGLSEEVSPDRGAAVNQTVLNGSQQMATEVHPTDEVKEETSIKSGELLDHETTIDTLSTTQNFDQRPSSDMMETDNADLNVDSNVGLIQNTEDNLNLQEVQILEEIEIGHEVVVAQEEEEKDSDIMIIEKPKETPSTCSAEHSEDKSNEKSTTGTVPKENSTPQKTEDVEKVQEVEKPKKQEMNTQARTKARLAALAEQRAAAAKRTANRQQLNLLALCQEIAEDIATDSMLLKRIEEEKQAAAAAAAATAMAAATSSETSKNTHQPANTQEADKDSVATIAQPEGDPAAAAPAEEAPSVQPSTADNVAEVKSPAEPQKRRFFVSQITVPLKAHEKKKLTRYQRLRQVELQREKMSWARVKKMKSDQANQMFSDIDWKAPFSDPSLFSLPTAAAPAAVPAKEPLISPTNSKPAPPKVEAPKAEDTKAESVKPEVPKTEPAKKEPSKKEPTKTEATKSKPPNVKTTKSEESKPEPSTAETRRSTRQSTAQAAKAAATPGPAPKVTRAAAKRTLPAVPPPMPNGLNAQKAKTVIEYKPYRPRPKYSPDDFELDDDPLPTGPTKNMHPRLTQQTRPNLQSSTVAQSKPTLSSKPTTPLQLANQAAVKAPTTLSGQTKPVTSAQALMKPTQVKTTQAKPTAAATLQSKTTTVTTALSKPASSANTQMKSVVSSATQSKTSSSPGQSKPAASVSPQPQTNASSVAPLKPSASPLAKAAAAAAAATPETKPATPESSVASVSQEPSSPPVQEDGKSKNPAHPLPSTAASSPPADMNSAASDAQQSEEKPAACHADSSTENKTETVKEADQTSAKHCQDGAAKLQEDETPLSDACLQKEIKKLKEADKDGTQTIIDAGQKHFGAVACSVCGMLYSAANPEDESQHLLFHNQFISAVKYVGWKKERILGEYPDGKIILVLPDDPKYALKKVEEIREMVDNDLGFQQVETKCPSQTKTFLFISNDKKVAGCLIAEHIQEGYRVIEEPMPEGSEGEKVMFERQRAWCCSTTPEPAICGISRIWVVNMMRRQGIASRMIECLRNNFIYGSYLSKDEIAFSDPTPDGKLFATKYFGTSQFLVYNFVSGTRPSQPKTGAV, encoded by the exons ATGCCTGCCCCAAAGAGACCATCAACTCCTCAGGACTCTGAGACCAAGGTGAGGAAgctggacgaggacgaggaggctaCACCAGCTGACAACAACCAGTCCCTCACAACAGGAACCATCACAGATAATTCAGCCCCACGGACTAAGAAAAAACTGGCGATGGAAGGCGTCACTAAACCAGCTAAGTCCTCTGAACAGGATCCCAGCAAAACCATTTCTGACCCACCTTATAAAAAAGCCAAGCTCCTAAAAGCCACAAGTGCCTCCTGCAGAGAAGCTCCTTCACAGGGAGCCAACTCTAAAGTGTCGCTGAAGCGAACAGCCTCCACAGACTCTGATGATGGGCTCAGTAGCGACGGCAGTAAGGTTGACTTTTTCAGAGAAAGGGACGATGAAGACAAAGCCCGCTGCATGagaaaatattcaaacaaaGCCAAACGCAGAATAGAAGATTTGTCTTCTGATGTGCAGGATGTAAGCCAGGGTTTACCACCTGCTGTTGTTTACCCTGTACAGATAGATCACAATTATGGCATGTTTTCAGATTCACCGTGTGTTAAAAGCACCAGTGAAGCTCATCAAAATGTGAACCAGGGTTCTGCTGAATCGAGACAAGAAATTTCAAATAGTGCAGCACAGCAGGACACAAAAGATATTTCTGCAAAAGGGATAACAGAGTCTACAgcagaagaaaataaacatatggGCCATATCAGCATGGAAAAGCAAAAGCAATTAGATACTGAAACACCAGCAATGTCAAAAGAAACATCAGCTGAAGGAATCCCTGTGACATCTGCAGCGGAGGAAAATGGACAAGATGATAGATCACAGCCTGACAAGgtagaaaacaaaatgcaaatgtCGTCGGTGGAAGCACCACTATCCATCACTGCAGATGTGACTTCAAGCCATGGAGGTGAGGAACAAGTGGAGAAGTCGACGGACTCGGCATGTGCAGCAGGAAGTCATGCAGACCTGAGCAGTGAAACTAAAACCACGGAAACTAAAGACTTTGTTTCTAAAGGAAATGAGCTGAATATAATTTGTCAAGCAAAGAAGGGTGAGTATCACGAGGAGGGATCCTCTGAAGCAGCAGGAGCCTCTGCAGACTCCAGTGATGGTTTACCTGAAAAAGGTGAGTCAAAACAGACACACCCAGCATCAGAACAGAGGCTTTCACAAAGTAGCTGTGGAGAGGATGGAAAAGTGACGACAGAATTTGTTGGCAGTCCAGAGACTCAAACAGACCTCAGTGTCAAAATTCAAGTGACATTCAAGGATCAATCAAAACCTGTAGAACCACAGTACCAGGCAACAGATTCGGTCACCAGCTCTTGTGATGTTGTGAACCCAATAACAGAAAAGTTAGAAGAACCTGACAGAAAGGAAGTTGATGTCTCCACTCAGACTGTTGTTTGTGAAGAAGTTTTGGTTGACGAATGTCTCAGCCATTCCTCTCTGACAACCGACAGTAGTACCAAAACATCGACGTCTGACTGTGGGCAGAGTAAGAAAGACGAGTTGTTTTCCGAAGGCATTACAGAAGAAGTGGAGCACGAAGCACTGAAAGTGGATAAGCAGCATCTTGAAACCAACGAAGTGTATGACAACACTGTACAGCTCTCTTATGAGGGTAAAGGAGACTTAAACACAGACAATGGGCCAAATATGAAACATAGTTGTTCCAGTCCTCTAAATAGTCAAATCAGAATCGATGAACGGGCTTCACTATCCCTGGAAAAAATGTCAGTAGACACAAAAAGCCAGAAGACACTGGATGCTCATGAACCTACCACAAATATATCTGTTGATTATTGTGGGGATGGTGTGGTTGAAAATGATGAAGAGATAGAAAACAAAGATGCTGTGAACATAGAATGTGTTGGTGAAGGTGATGAGTCAAACAAAATAGAAACACTGACTGGAGCGTCGTCAGAAATCCCCCATCCTGGACCTCCTGTTGTAGTTCAAACCCTGGAAATCCAGGAGGTCAGCGAACCTACCACAGCTGTGGTTACTCAAGTTCATGTTCCAGGGGATAATTCTGAATGCTTAAAAACCTTTGAATGTGCCAGTGGTTCTGAGAGTGAAAGTAACAAAGAAATGCACATTTCAGCAGCACTCAGGTCTTCACATTCTGTGGGTGATGTGGAAGTGCCGTGCCTGAAGAGAGCAGAGGACAGTGAAGCCATCACAGTCACACAagagaaagttgaaaaacacctGCCATCTCCAAGTTATGGAAGCAGTGAGGATGCTGAATTTGTTGCGGCTGTGACTCAAACTGAAGTGGAAATAGAGACGGTATCCACGTCAGAGGAGGTCGGCAGCAATGCATTGGCTTTGGAAATGCATGGCGAGGTGAGAAACGTGAGTGAACCTTCCATCGAGGTATCAAGTCAGCTCCAGCGGCAAGATGGGGTAGGAAATTTAAATAACGTTGATGAAAATGTGAACTTGCATCATGAGATTGTACCAGAGTGTCAAACTGAAACGGAAATGCAGACATCAACAAGTATGGAAATACAGACAGAAGAGCACAGGCAACCTACGACAGTGGATGGCCTTCATGTCACTCctgcagtggaaacacaaaGTCAGGAAAGCCCGAAAGTCGGTACCCAAACTACAGATGACATATGTGAGGAGGTTCACATTGAAAATTCTCAAAGTGTGAGTAATGACGACAAGGTGAACTTGGAATTTGCAACTGTACAAGAGAATCACATCAAAATGGAAACACAAGTTACGTCAACCTTGGAAGTTTTGAAGGGAGCCCCCTCGCCAGAAACACAAAGTGAGGAAAGTCCAAATAAAGAAGATTTAGTGGGCggagaaacatcagaggaggTTTTGAGCACAGCATCTGTtgtacaaatacaaaaccaGGAGACCAAGGTTGTCCCTAAGTCTGGCAGTGAAATACCTAACCAAGTCCAAGAAGCTGCAAATGCTCAGACAGCCGAGTCTAAcgaaaagaaaactgaagaatATGTCAGCGCTACTGGTAGTTCATCAGAAATGGAAATTCaggcagcagaaacaacagaggACTGTTACAATGCAGTAGAAGTGCAAACTCTGAAAGGTCATGAGGTCGGTCACTTAAGTCCTCATGCTGATGCACAAACCATTTTCATCAACGCCGAGAACAACGGAAACGCTGGTACTGCTGATGACCACCCAGAAATGGACCAGCACACGACATCGGTGCCTGAAGAGATTCCTGATGAAAGATCACAGGTGGAAACACAATCACACGTCGGCCAGGTG GCTCAAACTATGGAAGCCGCTGCAGTGCCAGAGGATGTGTCTCATCCAGTAGCCCAACAGCAGAACCACTTAACTATAAGAGAAATCAGTGAGCACTCGACCGCCGTGTCAGAAGAAACTCAAAAACTACCCATTTCTGATTTGACAAATATAGAAAATCACAGACAGATGGAGACCAGTGCTGTGGATGTCCAGTGGGATATTGAAGCAACAGGTGGATCGATAGAAAGGGCGGATTCGGCTTTGGAAGAGGAAATGGGGATGCAGATGATTAATGAGGTTAAAGCTGACAAATCTGTTAGCGATACTGAAGGACAAGGTGAAGGAGCCGAAAGTATTGTTTATGTTTGTGGCCAAGCAGAGCACACCGATATTGTAATTGAGGAAACAGAAGGGCAGATTAAGACGGTTATTCAGCCAGAGGTCGAAATTCATGAAAACAAGATCATCTATGAGCCCATCAGCAGTCCAGAGAGTAATCATGACGATAGTGAAGTTCCCACAGCTCCAGAGATGCATCATGCCATTTCTGTTCTGGacatacaaacacaacaactgGAGGACGGACCATCAACACTTTTTGTAACTGAAGACAGACAAGCAGCCGACCCGCAGCTGGAGGAAGTTTCTGTCTCACACAACCAAGCACTTGTTACAATGGAAGCACCACCTGCCAGTGAGGAGAAGACTGTAGTTCCtgaacaggtggagcagagtAATGTAACTGTGGATGTGAATCAAGAAATAGTCAATCAAAGTGATGGAATCAGTACACTAGATGACTGGTCAGCGGATGCTGCtgagaaaagtgaaaagaatGGTTTTCCAGAGAGCGCCAGTGCTGCAGCGTTTTCAGAACAGGTACAGGAGGAGGTGGAACTTCAGGAGCTCGCAAACATTGGCGTCACGACGACGACAACAGCTGCAGCAACGGAGAAGATGACTAATAGTCCATCTGAGGAGTACGTCATCTTAGAGCCAGTCCCAGGGAGTGAACTTCACTTTGATATTGTCACTCAGGCTGCTACAGAATCTGGACTGTCAGAGGAGGTCAGTCCAGACAGGGGTGCAGCAGTAAATCAAACTGTATTAAACGGTTCCCAACAGATGGCCACAGAAGTACATCCAACTGACGAGGTCAAAGAAGAAACTTCCATTAAATCAGGGGAACTATTAGACCACGAGACAACAATAGATACTTTGTCCACTACTCAAAATTTCGACCAGCGTCCATCCTCTGACATGATGGAAACTGATAATGCCGACCTAAATGTAGACTCTAATGTAGGTTTGATCCAGAACACTGAAGATAATTTGAACCTTCAAGAGGTGCAGATTCTGGAGGAGATCGAGATTGGACATGAGGTTGTAGTGgctcaggaagaggaagagaaagacagTGATATTATGATCATAGAAAAACCAAAGGAGACGCCTAGCACATGCTCTGCCGAACACTCTGAAGACAAGTCGAATGAAAAAAGCACAACTGGAACCGTCCCGAAAGAAAACAGCACACCTCAAAAGACTGAAGACGTTGAAAAGGTCCAAGAGGTAGAAAAACCcaagaaacaggaaatgaacaCACAAGCGAGGACCAAAGCTCGACTTGCCGCTCTGGCTGAGCAAAGAGCGGCGGCGGCTAAAAGAACAgcaaacagacagcagctgaacCTCTTAGCCCTTTGTCAGGAAATCGCAGAGGACATTGCCACAGACAGCATGCTTCTCAAGAGGATAGAGGAAGAGAAGcaagctgctgccgccgccgccgcggccacTGCCATGGCCGCCGCCACGTCGAGCgaaacaagcaaaaacactCATCAGCCCGCTAACACACAAGAGGCAGACAAGGATAGTGTTGCAACGATTGCTCAACCAGAAGGGGACCCTGCTGCAGCGGCCCCCGCAGAGGAGGCGCCCTCAGTCCAGCCCTCTACGGCAGACAATGTAGCTGAAGTCAAGTCACCTGCGGAGCCGCAAAAGAGGCGCTTCTTCGTCTCTCAGATTACAGTGCCGCTGAAAGCTCATGAGAAGAAGAAACTGACTCGGTATCAGAGGTTGAGACAGGTGGAGCTTCAGAGGGAGAAAATGTCTTGGGCACGAGTGAAGAAGATGAAGTCTGACCAAGCGAATCAGATGTTTTCAGACATTGACTGGAAAGCGCCGTTTTCCGACCCTTCCCTGTTTTCGCTTCCCACAGCAGCTGCACCTGCTGCAGTGCCAGCAAAGGAACCTCTCATTTCTCCTACAAATAGCAAACCTGCCCCCCCTAAAGTTGAGGCTCCTAAAGCTGAGGATACTAAGGCTGAGTCGGTCAAACCTGAAGTGCCCAAAACTGAACCTGCTAAGAAAGAACCCAGTAAAAAGGAACCCACTAAAACAGAAGCCACTAAAAGTAAGCCCCCCAATgttaaaactaccaagtccgaAGAGTCTAAACCCGAGCCTTCTACTGCTGAAACCCGTAGAAGTACAAGGCAAAGCACCGCTCAGGCTGCTAAAGCAGCAGCTACTCCAGGACCTGCCCCAAAAGTGACCCGAGCAGCAGCCAAGAGGACTCTCCCAGCTGTTCCTCCACCCATGCCCAACGGACTCAATGCACAAAAAGCAAAGACTGTCATTGAGTATAAGCCTTACAGACCCAGGCCCAAGTATTCGCCTGACGATTTTGAACTGGACGATGACCCATTACCTACAGGTCCAACGAAGAATATGCATCCCCGGCTCACACAGCAGACGCGGCCCAACCTTCAATCGAGCACTGTGGCTCAGTCCAAACCAACGCTTTCATCGAAACCCACCACTCCATTGCAACTCGCAAACCAGGCAGCAGTCAAAGCTCCGACCACACTCTCAGGTCAGACGAAACCAGTCACTTCAGCTCAAGCTTTGATGAAACCCACACAAGTGAAAACGACACAGGCAAAACCTACTGCTGCTGCCACTCTTCAGTCAAAAACCACAACAGTGACCACAGCTTTGTCGAAACCTGCTTCGTCAGCGAACACTCAGATGAAGTCTGTCGTCTCGAGTGCCACTCAGTCCAAAACATCTTCATCTCCAGGCCAGTCCAAGCCTGCTGCTTCTGTCTCACCACAGCCACAGACTAATGCTTCAAGCGTGGCACCACTGAAGCCGTCTGCCTCTCCATTGGCCaaggccgctgctgctgctgctgcagccacacctGAGACCAAGCCGGCGACTCCTGAGTCCAGTGTTGCTTCAGTGTCCCAGGAGCCCTCAAGTCCCCCAGTGCAGGAAGATGGAAAAAGCAAG AATCCAGCCCATCCACTTCCATCCACTGCCgcctcttcacctcctgctgaCATGAACTCTGCAGCGAGTGACGCacagcagagtgaagaaaagCCTGCAG CCTGCCATGCTGATTCTTCCACAGAGAATAAGACTGAAACAGTCAAGGAAGCAGATCAAACATCGGCAAAGCATTGTCAGGA CGGAGCAgccaagctgcaggaggacgagACTCCGCTCTCTGATGCTTGTCTgcaaaaagaaatcaagaaacTGAAGGAGGCTGACAAAGATGGCACCCAAACTATTATT GATGCGGGACAGAAGCACTTCGGAGCAGtggcctgcagtgtgtgtgggatgCTCTACTCTGCCGCCAATCCCGAGGACGAGTCTCAGCATTTACTCTTTCACAACCAGTTCATCAGCGCAGTCAAATATGTG GGCTGGAAAAAAGAGAGGATTCTGGGAGAGTATCCTGATGGTAAAATCATCCTCGTCCTACCAGATGATCCCAAATATGCCTTGAAGAAG gtgGAGGAGATCCGGGAGATGGTGGACAATGACCTGGGCTTCCAGCAGGTGGAGACCAAGTGTCCCTCTCAGACCAAAaccttcctcttcatctctAATGACAAGAAAGTGGCTGGATGTCTCATAGCGGAGCACATTCAAGAG GGGTACAGAGTGATCGAGGAGCCCATGCCGGAGGGCTCGGAGGGAGAGAAGGTGATGTTCGAGCGGCAGAGGGCGTGGTGCTGCTCCACCACGCCGGAGCCGGCCATCTGCGGCATCAGCCGCATCTGGGTGGTCAACATGATGCGGCGCCAGGGCATCGCCTCGCGCATGATCGAGTGCCTCAG GAATAACTTCATATACGGTTCATACCTGAGCAAAGACGAGATCGCTTTCTCAGACCCCACTCCTGACGGAAAACTCTTCGCCACCAAATATTTCGGCACCTCCCAGTTTTTGGTTTATAACTTTGTCAGTGGAACGCGCCCGTCTCAGCCCAAAACCGGCGCCGTATGA